The Gymnogyps californianus isolate 813 chromosome 3, ASM1813914v2, whole genome shotgun sequence genomic sequence TCTCGTATGTTAAACAGTTTCCCTTTTCACAGTAGCTATAAGGCACAACATTTCAATGTTAGCGTCATCTCTTGCTGTCCAAAATTAGAACTCCTTACACAGTTTCTCTTATTTGTCTGAAAGTTTGCCTTCGACaccaaataaaatctgaaaaacgTGTCCACTTTGATGTTGTTTCAGGAATTCTAGGAACTGGCCAAGATCCATGTGATAGTCATTCCTTAGGCCATAATCACCATGTGCCTGAAACTGCAGGTCTTCAAAAGCACGAAAGAGACGAACATTATCGATGCCTCCCTCTGTTTCTATATTCTCCACATGCTTGCATGAAATATGCTTCCAGTTGGGATACCTAATAACACGCCAGAACTCTTCACAGTTTTCTCGGAGTCCCTCCACACAGATCACACCAGGTTTCCCTGTTAGGCAGAAGCCAGTCAGATTTAACTTCTTTGCACAGTCAAAAATCTTTCTCCTCAATTCCTGCCTATATATATGATGGCTGTAGATCCACATGCGATGCAATGTTTCTTTAACTACGACTTCTTCTGAAGCACTTTCAGGAGAGATCTTACTGTTTTCCAGGTAAGGCAGGCTGTTGTCTTTCACCCACTGCACAGCTTCATATATACACAGTTCACCTGAATCCAAAGAGCTGATGTGAGAAGCGAGACCAGTGTTGAGCTGCAACTGTTGCTGTCTGTGCAGTGCATCTGATCTTGCAAAAAGCTGAGGAGCTACGTGAGGATACATATGAGGCAGCAGTACCTGCAATTCCACTTTTACCTTAAAAacagaacacacacacaaaaagaaagtgaattCTGCAGCTACTGAAAGACATGCTAGATTCTTCTTCCCTGTCAAAGGCAGATTATGAGGAGATGTAATTAAGATTGCAACATCCTAAAGACtggaattatttctgctttccttttgtcCCCATAACCCATTCTTTTGTCcgctccttttcttttgttgcacCGTGCTGTGACTTTCCCAACATATCTAATGTTATCAAGcctgctctcttctgctgtttACAGAAATAATGCCGTGGCTTGAAAGAAGGTACACAGTTACCCTCTAGGGATATTTCTAGTGCATGTTCTCAGTATGTGCTCAGTGTTGCTACAGCGATAAACTACAGGTCTGTCAGAGTCAAGGGGCAAGTGGCTTTTGAGAATCTTGTCCCTTACCAAACGCACATCTGATCAATGAACTCAGCCCAGTCGCTGGATCTACCCCAGGAAAACAAGGCCAAGAGTTATATGAAACAGTGTTTATGATTGTACATATTGTATATAGAAGCgcatggcagaggggttggaactagatgatctttaaggtccttccaacccaaaccattctgtgattccatgcattattaatattttaagcaagTATTCACCCTAACAGATGAAGCATTCTCAGGATTATAGGGGATAAAAAGATTTACATGCATTTTAGGCCAGGGAAACCTCTAGCTTATCTTGCCTGATCTCCTGCAAAGCCCGGGCTGTTGAATTTCTCTTCATTATTCCTACAGTGTCTTAAAATGGAGCACCTCAGTCCTTTGGAAACTGAACCCTGCCTCTGGTccaagaggaggagaggattCATGTGTCCTCAGTTCTTGAGGCTCCTGTATACCCCTATACATTAGGGGACTTTCACTACAGTATACAATCATATGATTAGTCCTGCAGAGAGAAGCGAATTGTGAAATGACCAATTGTCTTTCCAAGTTCCTTGACAATCTGCCACGGAAAAAGAATTCTTCCTGCACAAGCCCTCCCTACACAGTTCATAAAACTTCCCTCTGAAGGCTGGTGACAGGGTGCATTTTAGAAAGATACCTAAGCTTGTACCTAAGTTTCCAAATAATCATGAGGCCACCTCGTTACCCAGTATATTGTTCTGTTTAACTATCCTTATGCTGAGGAAGATGGCTTCTAGGTTGAGTTTGTCTGTTCTCAATTTCCAGTCATTGCATTATTATACACTCAGACCTATGTTCTCTATGCAAGTATTTACATCACTCAGTTGTCATCTGTAACCTTTTCTTCAATCAGATAAAACTATTGGAACTCCTTATACTGTAAGTTTTGTTTCCCCGTTCAtaggcttgttttgttttagtgtttGTGTGACTCTTCTTAATAGTATTCTGCCATTTGGGGCTATTTTTACATTACCGTATTCCAAATACAGATCAATGAATGTTAGTACACGTGGCAAGGGgtggaagagagaaataatagAGTGGTTTTGCTAGAATAACATAAAGTCCAACATATGTATTCCCATGCGGGGAGCGTTGCCTTTTTGTAACACACAACTGTGTAAACCAGTAAACTAACAACTCTCATATAAGCACAACCCTAGCTAAGCTCTCGTGAATGCTGTGCATGCCGCTGATGTCCGTTGTCTATTCCTATCTGTGATTCTGTTAGCCTTTCTTGCCCAAAGAAAGTTAAGACTcaagtaaataataaaacccaAGACTTTTTTGTTACTCTTGACTTTTGaaacaacaaacagaaattaggtgatttttttcccttttttcacgGCAGAGTTTTTAAGTGTGTGCACAAGgagtaaagaaaacaacacacaTGAACACATCTACCTGGAAATTCTCACCTTTGCCTCCCCTACATCAATAGCGATTGAATATTCGAGCTGTGGGGGCAGAGCTCCATCAGCGTTTCTCAGGTAGCGCTGCACGCCGGGCACAGCATCCTCATCCAgatttatttcaccttttttggGAAACATTGAACGCAGCATTTCCacttccagcagctggagctccAGGCATTCTTTTACTGTGACAGCCATTGCACTGCCTTCCACATACACCTGGAACAAGAGGCCTGGAGTCAAACCCCGGGGTTTAACACACAGTGAGGTTTAGCACCGCGCCGTGCAACCGAACAAGCCGGCCTCCGCCGGGAAACCCCACTCTTTTTTAAGGACAGAATTTGATTAAACATGGCCGGCTACAAAACGCTTACAAGTTAGTCCCTCACAGGCGCgctccacagcccagctggagaagggaaggcgATGCGGCACCGCGGCCAGCGAGCAGCCACCGCCGCCAGCGCCGGGACACGCATGCGCGCCGGCAGCCTCACCTGGGCCGCACGGGTTTCAACCGCCACGGCAGAGGACAGCCGCCACCCgcagcggagcggagcggagggGAGGCGATACGGCTCTTCgtgccgccgcctccccggTGGGGGCCGCTGAGGCGAGGGAGCAGCGCGCAACCCTCGACCTAGCGTCGCCACCGCCGCCCTCAGCCCGAAGTGCGGCCGTTGAACCGCCGCTGGGCGAGCAGGAGGGGGCGCGCATGCGCGCtcggcgggacgggacgggacgggaccgCCGCCGGGGGAGAGGCGGGGTCCGGACCGGTAGCGAGGGGGCTCGGTGTCCTTTGCGGCCTCCGCGCCCTTCTCTCATGGCGTGGGGGGCTTGGGGGGGCCGTACGCCATTGTCCCCCTAGTCACCCGCTCCGAGCTCAGCTCCCTCAGCGGAGCCTCTCCCGAAAGCCTGTCAGGGAAACCCAGCCCGCGGCTGCCGCGGGCAGCGGGGGAACACCGCCGAGCTGGCACGGGTGGGCGCccgggggagggcggcgggccGCCTCCGGAGGGGCGGGCCTCGCTGAGGTGAGGAGTAAAACGATGGCAGGCCTCTTTCTGAGGGAGGTGCCGCTGGTACCGTCGGGCGTTCGCCGCCCCTGAGGTAGGGCTGGTCCCCTGAGGTAGGCGGCACCGCCCGGTGCCCCACAGACCCAGGCCCTGCCGGCCCAGCGAACAGCGCGCACTGCTGCACGGCCACGAAAGAGCAGCGAAACGGAGGCACGGCGTTGACGTACGGGGGCGGACGCGGCTGGCGCCTGGGGCGGCAACTTGGAAGTCTGTGCGTGACGTCACTGAAGTTGTGCAAGACTTGGTGTCACCGAGGGCGTCATCTGTTACGCTGGATTTGCTATGGGGGCCGGGGttggggccggggccggggctaagcccggcccggcctccgCCCCAACCCGCCCGGCTCTGACACACGCGTGGCCGTGGCCCGGGCGCCACGTAGCGGCTGCGTTGCCCGCCCTCCGCGCTGCCATTGGGCGGGCGCGGCTTGGGGG encodes the following:
- the RWDD2A gene encoding RWD domain-containing protein 2A produces the protein MAVTVKECLELQLLEVEMLRSMFPKKGEINLDEDAVPGVQRYLRNADGALPPQLEYSIAIDVGEAKVKVELQVLLPHMYPHVAPQLFARSDALHRQQQLQLNTGLASHISSLDSGELCIYEAVQWVKDNSLPYLENSKISPESASEEVVVKETLHRMWIYSHHIYRQELRRKIFDCAKKLNLTGFCLTGKPGVICVEGLRENCEEFWRVIRYPNWKHISCKHVENIETEGGIDNVRLFRAFEDLQFQAHGDYGLRNDYHMDLGQFLEFLKQHQSGHVFQILFGVEGKLSDK